DNA from Solidesulfovibrio sp.:
CCGCTTCGTGCTGCGTCGCAAACCCGGCAGCCCCACGGACAAGGCGGATACCGCCGCCAAGGCCCTGGCCGAGGTGGGCCTGTCCGCCTTCGCCGACCATTACCCCTGGCAGCTTTCCGGCGGCATGCAGCAACGCGCCGCCCTGGCCCGGGGCCTGGCCTACGGCGCGGACGTGCTGCTCCTCGACGAGCCCTTCGCCTCCGTGGACGCCCAAACCCGCGAGGACCTGGAGGACCTGCTGGCCCGGGTGGCCGCCGAACAGGGAAAAACGGTGCTGTTCGTCACCCACGACATCGACGAGGCCGTCTACCTCTCCGACACCGTGGTGGTGCTGACCCCGCCCCCGGCCCGAGTGGCCGCCACCCTCGCCATCGACCTGCCCCGCCCGCGCGACCAGGTCGCCACGCGCGAGGACCGGCGCTTCCTCGACGCCCGCAAAGCCATCCACGCGTTGCTGCGCCGATGAAGAATTGGGAGGAGCTTCGCCCCTCCCAAACCCACCCGACCAGGGCGCCGCCCTGGACCCGCCGGGGGGATAATCCCCCCGGACCCCTTACAGGGGGGAAACTGAGCAACCGATCCGCCGACATGCAGGCAATGCAAAGAGTAATGACGCCGCCAACCCCATCGCCCTGCCCTCTCCCCCCCCATCCAGGGGGTCCGGGGGGGATGATCCCCCCCGGTGGGGTCCAGGGGCAACGCCCCTGGCCGCCGGAGGCACTCTCCGGCTATCTCCTCCTCGGACTTCTCCTCCTTGGCTGGGAAGCGGCGGCGCGCGCGGGCTGGATCGGGCCGGATCTGCTGCCGCCGGCCTCGGCCGTGACCGGGGAATTGTGGCGCCTGGCCGTGTCGGGCGAGTTGTGGCGCCAGGGCGGGGCGACGCTTGGCCGGGTGCTGGCGGGATTCGTCGTGGGCGGCGGGCTGGGCGCGGCCTTGGGCTTTGGCTGCGGCGTGTATCCGGGCCTTGGCCGGGCGGTCGGGGTCACGGCGGAATTTCTGCGCCCCATGCCGTCGGTGGCGCTCATTCCCATCGGCATCCTGTTTCTCGGCATCGGTTTCGGGCTGTGTGTGGCCATCGCCGCCTTTGCCTGCGCCTGGCCGGCCTATGTGGCCGCCTTGGCCGGGGCCGGGGCGGCCGGGCCGGAGCTTCGCGACACGGCCCGGGTCTACGGCCTGTCCCCGGGGGAGGCCATCCGGCTGGTGCGGCTGCCGGCCGCCCTGCCGCAGGTGCTTTCCGGGCTTCGGGTTGCGCTTTCCGTGGCCGTGGCCGTGACCGTGACCACGGAAATGGCCGCCTCGCCCAGCGGCCTGGGCTCGTTCATCCTGGAATGCGCGCTGGCCCGGCGGCCCGAGGGCATGTACGCCGGCATCGCCGCCGTGGGGCTGCTGGGCTTTGGCGTCAACGCCTGTTTCCTGGCCCTGCGCGGCCGGCTGCTGCGCTGGCTGCCGCGAAGGGGGCGCTAGCATGGCCCGGCGCTTTTCCGGCCTCCTTGTGGCCTTGGGCCTGGCCGTGGCCTGGGAGGCGGTATCCCGGGCCAAGCTCGTCTCGCCGCTGTATTTCCCGCCCGTGACGGTCATTGCCGCCACTTTCGCCAAGCTGACGGTTTCGGGGCTGCTGCCGGCCCAGGCCGGGCTGACCCTCGGCCGGGCCCTGGCCGGGCTGGCCCTGGCCACGGGCTGCGCCGTGCCCTTGGGGCTGGCCATGGGCGTCTCGCGACGGATGCGCGGCCTGCTGTCGCCGCTGGTGGAGGTTTTGCGGCCGGTGCCGCCGCCGGCCATCATCCCGGCGGCCATGCTGTTTCTGGGCATCGGCGAGGCCATGAAGGTATTCGTGGTCTTTTTCGCCTGCGTTTTCCCCATCCTGGTCAGCACGGCCGACGGGGCGCGGGCGGTGCCGCCGCTGTTTCGGCTCACGGCCGCCGCCTACGGCGTGTCGCGCCTGGACACCCTGGCCCGGGTGCTGCTGCCGGCCGCCGGACCGAGCGTGGCCGCCGGGTTGCGCACGGCTTTGCCCATGGGGCTGATCGTGGCCGTGCTGTCCGAGATGATCGGGGCCACCAGCGGCCTGGGGCACTACATCCTGCGCATGCAGCGCACCTTCGCCATCCCGGAGATGTACGCCGGGGTGCTTGCCCTGGGGCTTTTGGGCCTGGGGCTCAACGCGGCCGCCCAGTGGGGGCTTTCGAAGCTTTCGCCCTGGCGCAAACCCCCCGGGGACGGTATGGGGGAATAGGCCGGATCGCCGGCCCCGCCACCCGCAGCCAAGGAGACCGCCATGCGCCTCGCCGCCCTCGCCCTGCTCTGCGTCCTTTGCCTGGCCGCCCCGGCCCGGGCCGCCGACCCCGCTTCCGTCACCGTGGGCTACATCCCGGTGGGCGACTGCCTGCAACTCTACGTGGCCGAGGCCGAAGGCTCTTTCGCGGCCGAGGGCCTGGCCGTCAAAGGCCTGGCCATGAAGGGCGGCGCGGTCATCGCCCCGGCCGTGGAAGGCGGCGAGGTCGCCATCGGCTGGTCCAACACCGTGTCCATCATCCTGGCCCACGGCCGGGGCTTCGATTTCGCCTTCCTGGCCCCCGGCGCCGAGGGCAAGGCCGGCACCAACGACGTCCACGCCCTGCTCGTGCCGGCCGCTTCGCCGGTCGCTTCCGTCAAGGACCTGGCCGGCAAGACCGTGGCCATCAATACGCTCGGCAACATCAACGAGGCGGCCATGCGCGCCCTGGCCGAGAAGGCGGGGCTGGCCCCGGAGGCGGTCCGGCTGGTGGAAGTGCCCTTCCCGGACATGGCCACCGCCCTGGCCAAGGGCTCGGTGGACGCGGCCCTGACCCTGGAGCCTTTCGTCACCGACGCCGTCTCGCGCGGCGCGGCCCGCATCCTCGACCCCTCGCCCCACGCCGCCTTCGGCGACCCCTACCTCATCGGCGCCTGGTTCGCCAAAAAGTCCTGGATCGACAGCCATCCCCGGGAGGCGGCCGCCTTCGCCCGGGCCGTGGCCAAGGCGTCGGCCTTCATTGCCGCCCACCCGGAAAAGGCCCGGGAGATCCTGGCCGCGCGCACCCGGCTTTCGCCGGAACTGGCCACGAAAATCGCCCTGCCGCGTTTCCCCGAGGCCCTGGACCCGGCCGCCCTGCAAGGCGTGATCGACGTCTGCGCCCGCTTCGGGCTCATCGCCGAGCCCTTCCCGGCGGCCGGGCTCCTGGCCGTTCCCGGGCATTGACGCCGGCGCGACCGGCCTTATTTTCCCATTTCGGGGAAAGCGTCGCGCGGCCTGTCCGGCGGCGCGCCGCATACGAACGTTGCGCTGAAAAAACGTTTTGTCATGGACCGTCGCGTCCCCCTTCCGACGAATCGTCGCCACGACGTGCGCTCGACCATAGATACGACGTTTCACCCCCTGCACAGCTTGCCAAAAGCGGCGAAACGTCTTTCCCGGCCCATCCGGCAACATACATCCTTCATGCGGGAATAATTTACATTTTCCGAAAGTACGCTCCTTATTTTATTTTTCGCTTTACGGTGCCCCATTTTGTCACTATGAAAAAACCCCCCTCAAATAGATACCGTTATTCGGAGTAGACCATGTGCCGCTTATTCGCCCTCAGCAGCCGGGACCCCGTGTCCCCCATGCGCGCCATCGAGGCGCTCAACGTCATGAAGGAAGGGCACGACGGCTCCGGCGTCGGCCTGTTTCTCCATGACCTGGGCGGCCCTTTCGCGGAAACGAAGGACGCGCCGATCCTCTCCGGCATCTTCACCGAGGACGGCCTCAAGCGCCTGGACGCCTTCATGGACGAACGAGGCTTCGTGACCAAGGCCACCCTGGTGCTCGATCCCCGCACCAAGACCCCGGAGGGCACCCCCATCCGCGGCGTCTACATGGCCCGGGCCTACGAGATCCCGGCCGACCTCAAGGCCGCCTCCAAGGCCGAGCGCGAGTTGACCTACATGGCCATCCGCGTGGCCCTGCGCCTTACGGGCGAGGAACGCGACGACATCCGCGTCTTCTCCTTCTGGCCCGACACCATCATGGTCAAGGAAGTCGGCGACCCCCTGACCGTGGCCGAATACCTGGGACTGGACCGGCCCGAGCTTTTCGCCCGGCGCATCCTGGCCCAGGGCCGCCAGAACACCAACTACGCCATCAATCTCTACGCCTGCCATCCGTTTTTCCTGCAAGGCGTGTGCACCATGACCAACGGCGAGAACACGGCCTTCATTCCCATCAAGGAATACCTGCTCTCGCGCGGGTTCGCCGGCTACATGGGCTACCAGTCCGATTCCGAGGTCTTCGCCCACATCATGCATTTCACCTTGAGTCGCCTGGGCCTTGGCATCGAATACTACAAGCACGTCATCACGCCGCTTTCCGACACCGAGATGGAAGGCCATCCCGACCGGGCGCTGCTCGGGCGCATCAAGCAGACCTGCCGCAAGCTCATCATCGACGGCCCCAACTGCGTCATCGGCTGCCTGCCCGAGGGCACCATGTTCATGGTCCAGGACCGCAAGAAGCTGCGGCCGGGCGTGGTCGGCGGCCATGACGGCATCTTCGCCTTCTCCTCGGAAATCTGCGGCCTGGACGCGGCCATACCCGACCGCGACCCCCGCGCCGACGTGCAACCCATGCACCTGGACACGGCCATCGTGCGCCCCGAATGCCAAGAGGTCACCTTATGCAATCAACTGCAGTCATTACCCCGTCCACACTAAGCGTCGTCGATCTCCCCTGGCAGGTCGAGTGGAACAAGGACACCTGCACCCTGTGCGGGCGCTGCACCTCCGTGTGCCCGGTGAGTGCCATCGAGCTCGGGGTCTTCCGCAAGCGTAGCGTCGAGGCGACCATCGCCCTGCAGAAAAAGCCGACCAACAGCTACTCGATCTACTACGGCATCCGCCAGCGCACCGACCCGGCCTACCGCTGCATCGGCTGCGGCATGTGCAACATGGTCTGCCCCAATAACGCCATCGCCCCCAGGCTGCGCCCGGAAGCCACCACGCTCAAGTTCCACAACAACCGCGGCGGCGCGGCCCGTACCCGTGGCGGGCGGCGCAACGATACCGGCAGCCTGCTCGACCAGATCAAGTTCATCCGCATTTCCATGCTCACCGACCCGGCCCTGGACGCCGGGCGCCACGAGTTCGAGCTGCGCACGCTTTTAGGCCGCGTGCTGCCCCCCGAGGACGGCCTGGCCGCCCTGGCCGACAACGCCTGGGTGCCGGCGGTGCGCGAGATCTATCCGCTGATGATCGGCTCCATGTCCTTTGGCGCGCTTTCCCCCAACATGTGGGAAGGCCTGGTCATGGGCGTGTCCTACTTGAACGAGGAACTGGGCATGCCGGTGCGCATGTGCACGGGCGAGGGCGGCTGTCCGCCCAGGCTCCTGCGCTCGCGCTTCCTCAAGTACATGGTGCTGCAGATCGCCTCGGGCTATTTCGGCTGGGACGAGATCATCAAGGCCCTGCCCGATATGAAGGAAGACCCCTGCGCCATCGAGATCAAGTACGGCCAGGGGGCCAAGCCCGGCGACGGCGGGCTCCTCATGTGGTACAAGGTCAACAAGCTCATCGCCGCCATCCGCGGCGTGCCCCAGGGCGTGTCCCTGCCGAGCCCGCCCACCCACCAGACCCAGTACTCCATCGAGGAGTCCGTGGCCAAGATGATCCAGTCCATGTCCATGGCCTGGGGATTCCGCGTGCCGGTCTACCCGAAGATCTCCGGCACCACGACCTCCACGGCCGTGCTCAACAACCTCGTGCGCAACCCCTACGCGGCCGGCCTGGCCATCGACGGCGAGGACGGCGGCACCGGGGCGGCCTACAACGTGTCCATGAACCACATGGGCCATCCCATCGCCACCAACCTGCGCGACTGCTACGAGAACCTGTGCATCGCCGGCAAGCAGAACGAGATTCCGCTCATTGCCGGCGGCGGCATCGGCAAGAACGGCAACCTGGCCGCCAACGCCGCCGCCCTGATCATGCTCGGGGCCAGCGCCGTGCAGTCCGGCAAATACATCATGCAGGCCGCGGCCGGCTGCCTCGGTTCGGAGCACGACCGCTGCAACGTCTGCAACATCGGCGTGTGCCCCAAGGGCATCACCTCCCAGGATCCGCGCCTCTACCGCCGCCTGGACCCCGAACTCGTGGCCGAACGCCTGGTGGACGTGTTTTTGTCCTTCGATACGGAGCTGCGCAAGATCGTCGCGCCGCTGGGTCGCTCCACGTCGCTGCCCGTCGGCATGTCCGACGCCCTGGGCATCGGCGACTACCACGCGGCAAACCGCCTCAAGATCAAGTACGTGGTCTAGGGCAACGACATCCACCGCACAAGCCAAGGCAGCAACCGACATGGAACAGCAATCCGTCACCATACACGGTTTTGAAAACGGCCACCGGGTCCAGTCCCGCATCCTGGAGGAACGCATCCAGCGGGCCGTGACCCAGGGCGCGCGCGCCCTGACCGTCGAGGCCTACGGCCAGCACGGCATCGGCGGCCGGCTTTTCCTCTCGCGAAAGGAACCCGTCACCGTGCGCATCACCGGTTCGCCCGGCCAGCGCACCGGCTCCATGGGCTTTCCCGGCACGAAAATCATCATCGAGGCCCCGACCTCCGACGACATCGGCTGGCTCAACGCCGGGGCCGAGATCGTCGTGCTCGGCAACGCCGGCAACGGCGCGGCCAACGCCATGGCCCAGGGCAAGGTCCTGGTCAGCGGCAACATCGGCGCGCGCGGCATGACCATGACCAAGCGCAACCCCAAGTACGACGCCCCGGAAATGTGGGTGCTGGGGTCGGTGGGCGACTACTTCGCCGAGTTCATGGCCGGCGGCACGGCCGTGGTCTGCGGCTTCGAGCCGCAAAACCCGGACAACGTGCTCGGCTACCGACCCTGCGTCGGCATGGTCGGCGGCCGCATCTTCTTCCGGGGGCCCCACAAGGGCTTCTCCCTGGCCGACGCCAAGCTCGAACCCATCGACGACGCGGCCTTCGCCTGGCTCACCGACAACCTGCGCACCTACCTCGCCGCCATCGGCCGGCCGGAACTGTACGACACCCTGGCCGTGCGCGACGACTGGCAGTGCATCCTGGCCCGCAGCCCCTACGAGAAGACCGGCAAGAAGCGCCGGGCCATGCGCGAATTCCGCGCCGGTGTCTGGGACGCCGAGCTCGGCCGGGGCGGGCTCATCGGCGACCTCGACGACAGCGACCGCTCGCCCATCGGGCTCATCGTCAATGGCGAGCTGCGCCGCTTCGTGCCGGTCTGGGAAAACAAGAAATACCTCTCGCCCTGCCAGGCCAGCTGCCCCACCGGCATCCCGGTGCAGCAGCGCTGGCAGCTCGTGCGCGACGGGCTCATGGACGAGGCCATGGACCTGGCCCTGGCCTACACGCCCTTCCCGGCCACGGTCTGCGGCTACCTCTGCCCCAACCTGTGCATGCAGGGCTGCACGCGCTCGGTGGGCAACCTGATGCCGCTGGACACGGCCCTGCTCGGCAAGGCCAATGCCAAGGCCGGCCGCATGCCCGCCCTGCCGCCCCTGTCGGGCAAGCGCGTGGCCGTCATCGGCGGCGGCCCGGCCGGCATGTCCATCGCCTGGCAGTTGCGCCTGGCCGGCCACGAGGCCGTGATCTACGACCTCGGGGACAAACTCGGCGGCAAGATCGCCGCCGCCATCCCCGCCACCCGCATTCCCAAGGACGTCCTGGACGCCGAAATCGCGCGCGCCCAGGAGATCCTGCCCCATATCCAGCTCAAGGAAGCCCTGGGCAAGGACGCCTTCGCCCAGCTCGTGACCGACTACGACTTCACGGTCCTGGCCGTCGGCGCCAACAAGCCGCGCCTGCTGCCCGTGCCCGGCAAGGAGCTGGCCCAGCCGGCCCTGACCTTCCTCAAGGCGGCCAAGAAGGGCACGGCCACGGTCGGCAAGCGGGTGGTCATCATCGGCGCCGGCAACGTCGGCTGCGACGTGGCC
Protein-coding regions in this window:
- a CDS encoding ABC transporter permease; amino-acid sequence: MIPPGGVQGQRPWPPEALSGYLLLGLLLLGWEAAARAGWIGPDLLPPASAVTGELWRLAVSGELWRQGGATLGRVLAGFVVGGGLGAALGFGCGVYPGLGRAVGVTAEFLRPMPSVALIPIGILFLGIGFGLCVAIAAFACAWPAYVAALAGAGAAGPELRDTARVYGLSPGEAIRLVRLPAALPQVLSGLRVALSVAVAVTVTTEMAASPSGLGSFILECALARRPEGMYAGIAAVGLLGFGVNACFLALRGRLLRWLPRRGR
- a CDS encoding FAD-dependent oxidoreductase, whose protein sequence is MEQQSVTIHGFENGHRVQSRILEERIQRAVTQGARALTVEAYGQHGIGGRLFLSRKEPVTVRITGSPGQRTGSMGFPGTKIIIEAPTSDDIGWLNAGAEIVVLGNAGNGAANAMAQGKVLVSGNIGARGMTMTKRNPKYDAPEMWVLGSVGDYFAEFMAGGTAVVCGFEPQNPDNVLGYRPCVGMVGGRIFFRGPHKGFSLADAKLEPIDDAAFAWLTDNLRTYLAAIGRPELYDTLAVRDDWQCILARSPYEKTGKKRRAMREFRAGVWDAELGRGGLIGDLDDSDRSPIGLIVNGELRRFVPVWENKKYLSPCQASCPTGIPVQQRWQLVRDGLMDEAMDLALAYTPFPATVCGYLCPNLCMQGCTRSVGNLMPLDTALLGKANAKAGRMPALPPLSGKRVAVIGGGPAGMSIAWQLRLAGHEAVIYDLGDKLGGKIAAAIPATRIPKDVLDAEIARAQEILPHIQLKEALGKDAFAQLVTDYDFTVLAVGANKPRLLPVPGKELAQPALTFLKAAKKGTATVGKRVVIIGAGNVGCDVATEAARLGAASITLIDIQTPASFGKERKDAEAVGALFKWPCFTKEITAEGVTLQSGELLPADTVILSVGDVPDLEFLDDTIATERGHVKVSDIYQTTNPKVFAIGDIVKPGLLTQAIGMGRDAAKAIIDIFAGKRPCEDTRKMIDYRRAKLEYFDPRIMEFNDLNSCASQCSSCGACRDCGLCETICPTGAISRQAKDGKEFEMVSDPAKCIGCGFCANACPCGVWSLVENAPLV
- a CDS encoding glutamate synthase; its protein translation is MCRLFALSSRDPVSPMRAIEALNVMKEGHDGSGVGLFLHDLGGPFAETKDAPILSGIFTEDGLKRLDAFMDERGFVTKATLVLDPRTKTPEGTPIRGVYMARAYEIPADLKAASKAERELTYMAIRVALRLTGEERDDIRVFSFWPDTIMVKEVGDPLTVAEYLGLDRPELFARRILAQGRQNTNYAINLYACHPFFLQGVCTMTNGENTAFIPIKEYLLSRGFAGYMGYQSDSEVFAHIMHFTLSRLGLGIEYYKHVITPLSDTEMEGHPDRALLGRIKQTCRKLIIDGPNCVIGCLPEGTMFMVQDRKKLRPGVVGGHDGIFAFSSEICGLDAAIPDRDPRADVQPMHLDTAIVRPECQEVTLCNQLQSLPRPH
- a CDS encoding ABC transporter permease subunit encodes the protein MARRFSGLLVALGLAVAWEAVSRAKLVSPLYFPPVTVIAATFAKLTVSGLLPAQAGLTLGRALAGLALATGCAVPLGLAMGVSRRMRGLLSPLVEVLRPVPPPAIIPAAMLFLGIGEAMKVFVVFFACVFPILVSTADGARAVPPLFRLTAAAYGVSRLDTLARVLLPAAGPSVAAGLRTALPMGLIVAVLSEMIGATSGLGHYILRMQRTFAIPEMYAGVLALGLLGLGLNAAAQWGLSKLSPWRKPPGDGMGE
- a CDS encoding ABC transporter substrate-binding protein — encoded protein: MRLAALALLCVLCLAAPARAADPASVTVGYIPVGDCLQLYVAEAEGSFAAEGLAVKGLAMKGGAVIAPAVEGGEVAIGWSNTVSIILAHGRGFDFAFLAPGAEGKAGTNDVHALLVPAASPVASVKDLAGKTVAINTLGNINEAAMRALAEKAGLAPEAVRLVEVPFPDMATALAKGSVDAALTLEPFVTDAVSRGAARILDPSPHAAFGDPYLIGAWFAKKSWIDSHPREAAAFARAVAKASAFIAAHPEKAREILAARTRLSPELATKIALPRFPEALDPAALQGVIDVCARFGLIAEPFPAAGLLAVPGH
- a CDS encoding ABC transporter ATP-binding protein, which gives rise to MLTIEGLSKTYAANGHAPACALAEVSFAVPRGGFVSLLGPSGCGKSTLLLCASGLLAPTAGRVTVSGRAVTGPPPEMALIFQNAAASLFPWLTVAGNIRFVLRRKPGSPTDKADTAAKALAEVGLSAFADHYPWQLSGGMQQRAALARGLAYGADVLLLDEPFASVDAQTREDLEDLLARVAAEQGKTVLFVTHDIDEAVYLSDTVVVLTPPPARVAATLAIDLPRPRDQVATREDRRFLDARKAIHALLRR
- a CDS encoding glutamate synthase-related protein is translated as MQSTAVITPSTLSVVDLPWQVEWNKDTCTLCGRCTSVCPVSAIELGVFRKRSVEATIALQKKPTNSYSIYYGIRQRTDPAYRCIGCGMCNMVCPNNAIAPRLRPEATTLKFHNNRGGAARTRGGRRNDTGSLLDQIKFIRISMLTDPALDAGRHEFELRTLLGRVLPPEDGLAALADNAWVPAVREIYPLMIGSMSFGALSPNMWEGLVMGVSYLNEELGMPVRMCTGEGGCPPRLLRSRFLKYMVLQIASGYFGWDEIIKALPDMKEDPCAIEIKYGQGAKPGDGGLLMWYKVNKLIAAIRGVPQGVSLPSPPTHQTQYSIEESVAKMIQSMSMAWGFRVPVYPKISGTTTSTAVLNNLVRNPYAAGLAIDGEDGGTGAAYNVSMNHMGHPIATNLRDCYENLCIAGKQNEIPLIAGGGIGKNGNLAANAAALIMLGASAVQSGKYIMQAAAGCLGSEHDRCNVCNIGVCPKGITSQDPRLYRRLDPELVAERLVDVFLSFDTELRKIVAPLGRSTSLPVGMSDALGIGDYHAANRLKIKYVV